One Pseudorhodoplanes sinuspersici DNA segment encodes these proteins:
- a CDS encoding branched-chain amino acid ABC transporter permease, producing MTRLSSEEIRIALIGAVAVAAAATLPFFDQGYYLSLALNIVLYAALCTAWTLFSGPTHYISLATAAFFGLGTYAVALGLDYVPYPFLVIAAAVAAAILAGLVGAATLRISGVYFVIFTLGLAELVRQVVSWLQIKLTNRMGLYVFTDFTEQHIYWMLLALTVVVFVTGWLINRSRLGFAMRIIGNDETVARHVGINTAQSKIILFMISGAFIGMAGAILAPRYAYVEPPSAFNPMISFLVVIMALLGGTRRLWGPLVGVIPFTIVMDFVSVRFPNDTSIVIGLAFLLIVYLLPDGVTGRLEQLRARLQRKRSEVEPEPAALKEPA from the coding sequence ATGACCCGTCTCTCATCCGAGGAAATCCGGATCGCACTGATCGGTGCGGTCGCTGTTGCGGCCGCAGCGACGTTGCCGTTTTTCGATCAGGGCTATTACCTGTCGCTGGCGCTGAACATCGTCCTCTATGCCGCGCTCTGCACGGCCTGGACGCTGTTCTCCGGCCCGACACATTATATCTCGCTGGCGACGGCAGCGTTTTTCGGGCTTGGCACTTACGCCGTCGCACTCGGTCTCGACTATGTGCCGTATCCATTTCTGGTGATCGCCGCCGCAGTTGCCGCCGCGATTCTGGCCGGTCTCGTCGGTGCTGCGACGCTGCGCATTTCCGGCGTCTATTTCGTCATTTTCACGCTCGGTCTTGCAGAACTCGTCCGGCAGGTTGTGTCCTGGCTGCAGATCAAGCTGACCAACCGGATGGGGCTTTATGTCTTCACCGATTTCACCGAGCAGCATATCTACTGGATGCTGCTAGCGCTGACCGTGGTCGTGTTCGTCACCGGCTGGCTGATCAACCGGTCGCGGCTCGGATTTGCGATGCGGATCATCGGCAATGACGAAACCGTCGCCCGCCACGTTGGCATCAACACCGCACAATCCAAGATCATCCTGTTCATGATTTCCGGCGCCTTCATCGGCATGGCCGGTGCTATCCTGGCGCCACGCTATGCCTATGTCGAGCCGCCATCGGCCTTCAATCCAATGATCTCGTTCCTCGTCGTCATCATGGCGCTGCTGGGCGGTACACGCCGGCTATGGGGACCGCTGGTCGGCGTCATCCCGTTCACGATCGTGATGGACTTCGTTTCGGTGCGGTTCCCGAATGACACCTCCATCGTCATCGGTCTTGCGTTCCTCCTGATTGTTTATCTTCTGCCCGATGGTGTGACCGGGCGGCTCGAGCAATTGCGCGCTCGGCTGCAGCGAAAAAGATCCGAAGTCGAGCCGGAACCCGCGGCGTTGAAGGAGCCGGCATGA
- a CDS encoding ABC transporter ATP-binding protein, translating to MTALALRVSGARKAFGGLVAVNDVSFDVRDGELFALIGPNGSGKTTMLNLISGALKPDAGDIDLGGAKISGLAAHEIARLGVARTFQLVRVLPSMDAEHNVIAGAVFGRRRVWGAEAHALARELLALVGLRGREHVPVAAMTYIDQKRVELARALASDPRVLLLDEWLAGLNPSELNIGISLIETLNRQGRTIIMVEHVMDAIRSLCGRCVVMSSGRKIKEGGVSDVLSDPEVVQAYLGDDEDA from the coding sequence ATGACCGCGCTCGCTCTTCGCGTTTCCGGTGCGCGCAAGGCCTTTGGCGGCCTTGTGGCGGTGAATGACGTGAGCTTCGATGTCCGCGACGGCGAGCTGTTCGCGCTGATCGGCCCGAACGGCTCCGGTAAGACGACGATGCTGAACCTCATCTCCGGCGCGTTGAAGCCCGATGCGGGTGACATCGATCTCGGCGGCGCAAAAATCTCCGGTCTTGCCGCGCATGAGATTGCGCGGCTTGGCGTCGCTCGCACGTTCCAGCTCGTGCGCGTGCTGCCGTCGATGGACGCCGAGCATAATGTGATCGCCGGCGCGGTATTTGGCCGTCGCCGCGTCTGGGGTGCCGAGGCCCACGCGCTTGCGCGCGAGTTGCTGGCGCTGGTCGGCCTGCGTGGTCGCGAGCATGTGCCGGTCGCGGCGATGACCTATATCGACCAGAAGCGGGTGGAACTGGCCCGAGCGCTCGCCTCCGATCCGCGTGTCCTGCTGCTGGATGAGTGGTTGGCGGGGCTCAATCCAAGCGAACTGAATATCGGCATTTCGCTGATCGAGACGCTCAACCGCCAAGGCCGGACCATCATCATGGTCGAGCATGTCATGGACGCCATCCGTTCGCTGTGCGGACGCTGCGTGGTGATGAGTTCGGGCCGCAAGATCAAGGAGGGCGGCGTCTCCGACGTTCTTTCCGATCCGGAGGTCGTGCAGGCCTATCTCGGGGACGACGAGGATGCTTGA